The Paraburkholderia megapolitana genomic sequence GCTGCCGTGCACTTCGTCCATAACCGTCGACAGACCCTGCAAACGGCGCACGGTGGCGCGCGTCGTCAGTGTGGTCAGATCCTGCTTGCCGTCGTAATCGATCCGCTCGGCTGTGCCTTCGATGTATTCGTCGACGCCTTCGCGTTTCTGCCGGAAATAGGAGAGGTTCTGGCCGGTCGACGTACCAGTCGCGTACTGGTAGCCCTGCGGGTCCTGAGACACCTCGACACGATCGGCCTTGATGACGATCGTGCCCTTCGTCGCGACCACGTGGCCGGTGAAGATGGTGAGTTGTTTCAGGTCGTCGTAAGTCATGTTGTCCGATTCGATGTTCATCGGCTTGTCGCGGTCGGCGCGTTCGGCGTGCGCGAGCGGCGCGAAGCCGGCCAGCGGCAGCGCGACGAGCAGCGCTGCTAGCCCGGCGCGCCATGCGGCGAGGGACGAGGCCAGCGTGCGCGGACAGCCGGTATCAAAACGGAGGAGCGATTCGTTCATGCAGTCACGCCTGGAATGGATTACCCGGGTTGCCTCAGGGAGCCGCCGGACGAATCTGACGGGGCGATCGCGCCGCGGACGTTGCCGAAGAGCTGTATGACCCGGGTGACGTTGTTGTAGTTCATGCCGCTGGCCGTCATTACAGACAGGCCGCGCTGAAGTTTAACCGGCTTTTCGGTCTCGATCACATCGTCGTTCACGAGCACGCGGAAATGTTCGGAATTGGCCTGCATCTGCGGGTCGCCGTCGCCGGGGGCCCGCAGGATCTGCGCGTTGCCGTACAGATTGACGATCGACGCGTCGCCGTTGACCGTGCCGGTATCGCCGGTCGCCGTGACGATCGGCTTGCCCGGCTGGAACGCGCGCAGGGCCGGCAACGTCAGATCGCTGTCCTCGTCGTCTTCGTAGTGGATCAGGTGCTTCGCCGTCAGGCGATACTGCGTTGCTCCTGACTGATCCAGTTCGGAAACCGAGAAATTATCGGCGAAGTAGTCGGGTGTATGCGTTTTCGGGCGTACCAGGCCTTCATTCGGCGGTGGCAGGGTGGCCTGCAGCAGCCACCACGTAATCCCGGCGAGGGCGGCCATGGCGACGAGCGGCAGCAGCGAGGTCAGACGAAACCGGTTCATCCGTTCACCCTTCGCACGCGGCTTTCAGCAGCGCATCGTAGCGCTGTTGCGCATGCAGCAGCGTGTCGCACAGCTCGCGCACCGCGCCGTGGCCGCCGCGTGCCTTGCTGACCCAATGCGCGCGCGCGAGGATCTCGGGGTGCGAGTTGGCGGGTGCGGCCGCGAAGCCCACTTTCAGCATCACGGCGAGATCGGGCCAGTCGTCGCCCATATAGCCGCATTCTTCGGCCGCAATGCCGGTTTCCTTCAGCAACTCGTTGAACGCGACGAGCTTGTGCTCGACGCCCTGATACAGGTGTTTGATTCGCAGTTCCTTCGCGCGCACGGCGACGATGCCCGACTGCCGGCCGGTGATGATCGCCGTGTCGATGCCGGCTTCGCGCAGCAATTTCGCGCCGTGGCCGTCCATCGAGTTGAACGACTTCATCGTGTCGCCTTCCGCGGTGAACATCAGGCCGCCGTCGGTCAGCACGCCGTCGACGTCGAAAATCATCAACTTGACGCGGCTCGCGCGTTCGGTGGCGCTTGGAGTGGAGGCAGGCGAGGAAGCCATCAGATCACCTTCTTCGAGAACAGGTCGTGCATGTTGAGCGCACCGATGAGTTTGCCAGCGTCGTCGACGACCAGCATCTGGTTGATGCGGTAGCGCTCCATCAGTTCGACGGCTTCCACAGCCAGGTGGTCCGCCCCGATGGTACGCGGCGCGTGTGTCATCACCGATGCGATCGGTAGTTCGCGGAAATCGCCGTCCCGTTCGAGCACACGGCGCAGGTCGCCGTCGGTGAAGATGCCTTCCACGTGATCGTGATCGTTGACGATCGCGGTCATCCCCATGCGTTTTGCGGTCAGCTGGAACAGTGCATCGCGCACGGTGGCCGCGCCGGTGACCTTCGGTATCTGGTCGTCGGTGCGCATCACGTCGCGTACGTAGGTGAGCAGGCGCCGGCCGAGCGCACCGCCCGGATGCGAACGCGCAAAGTCGTCGACGCCGAAACCGCGCGCATCGAGCACCGCGACCGCAAGCGCATCGCCGAGCGCAAGTGCCGCTGTGGTGCTGGCGGTGGGCGCGAGATTCAGCGGACACGCTTCTTTCGATACGAACGCGTTCAGGTGCACGTCGGCCAGCTGCGCGAGGCTCGACTGAGGGCGGCCGGTCACGGCGATCAGCTTCACGCCGAGCCGCTTGATGGTGGGCAAGATCGCGACCAGCTCTTCGGATTCGCCGGAATTCGACATCGCGACGAATACGTCTTCAGAGGTGATCATGCCGAGATCGCCGTGGCTGGCCTCGGCGGGATGGACGAAGAACGCCGGCGTGCCGGTGCTGGCAAAGGTCGCCGCGAGCTTGCGGGCGATATGGCCGGATTTGCCGATGCCCGAGACGACCACCCGGCCGCGGCAGCTCAGGATGAGGTCGATCGCTTCGACGAAGCCTTCGTCGAGCTGATCGCGAAGCGCGCGCACGGCGTCCGCTTCGATGTCGAGCACGTCGCGAGCGAGCGCAAGTGCCCGGTCGCCATTGATTTTCGCTATCATTCGCGGAGTATAGCAAAGGCGTATGTTCGCCGCGCCGGGCCGGACCAGCCTGGCGGCTGCCCTCAGGGGCCTCTCGACCCTGCCGCGCATGCCCTCGCACCGGGCCCGCGCGCCGGTTCCGCTGACGAACGAGGACGCTTTTCCGATGCGTTTCTGCCGATGATTTCCCCGCTCGAAATGACGCTGTTTTTGCTGCTGGCTTCAGTGGCGGGCGTCGTCGTGTTCCGTTACCTGAATCTGCCGCCAATGCTCGGCTATCTGAGCGTCGGCATTGTCGTTGGGCCGCATGCGACCGGCGTCGTGCCGGATTCGGTGGGCGCGCAGAATCTCGCGGAATTCGGCGTCGTGTTCCTGATGTTTTCGATCGGGCTGGAATTTTCGCTGGCCAAGTTGCGCTCGATGCGCCGGCTCGTGTTCGGTCTCGGGCTGCTGCAGGTGCTCGGCACCATCGCGGTTGCGGTGTCGCTCGGCTTCGTGCTGGAGCGCTGGGTGCACATCACGTGGCAGGCGAGCATCGCGCTGGGCGGCGCGCTCGCGATGTCGTCGACGGCGATCGTCAGCAAGATGCTCGCCGAGAGGATGGAGATCGAGACTGAGCACGGTCGTAATATTTTCGGCGTGCTGCTGTTCCAGGATCTGGCCGTGGTGCCGCTCCTGATCATCATTGCGGCGCTCGGTGGCGATTCGAAGGATCTGGTCGCGGCGCTCGGGCTCGCATCGGTGAAGATCGTCGTGGCACTGGCGCTGCTGCTGATCGTCGGGCAGAAGTTCATGACGCGCTGGTTCAACGTCGTCGCGCGGCGGCGCTCGCAGGAACTGTTCATTCTGAACCTGCTGCTCGTCACGCTCGGCGCCGCGTTTATTACCGATAAATTCGGCCTGTCGCTCGCGTTGGGGGCGTTTATCGCCGGCATGCTGATCGCCGAGACGCCGTATCGCCACCAGGTGGAAGAGGACATCAAGCCGTTTCGCGACGTGCTGCTCGGGCTCTTCTTCGTCACGACCGGCATGCTGCTCAATCCGCGCGTGGTGTGGGAACACCCGTTCATCGTGCTCGGCTTCCTGGTCGGGCCGTTGTTGCTGAAGACCGTGATGATCACCGCGCTGTCGCGCCTGTTCGGCGCGACACCGGGCGTGGCGATGCGCACCGGCCTCGGGCTCGCGCAGGCCGGCGAATTCGGCTTCGTGCTGCTGAACCTGATTCTCGACAAGCATCTCGTCGACGCGACGCTGTTGCAGGCGATTCTCGCCGCGATGCTGCTGTCGATGCTCGCCGCCCCGTTCCTGATCCAGAACGCCGATCGCATCGTGCTGCGGCTGTCGTCGACGGAATGGATGCAGCAGTCGTTGCAGATGACGCGCATCGCGACGCAAAGCCTCAAGCAGAGCGGTCACGTGATCATCTGCGGTTATGGCCGTTCGGGGCAGAACCTCGCGCGTATGCTCGAACACGAAGGGCTCTCGTATGTCGCGCTCGATCTCGACCCCGACCGTGTATCCGCGGCTGCGACGGCCGGCGAATCGGTGGTGTTCGGCGATGCGGGGCGGCGCGAGTCGCTGCTTGCAGCCGGTATTCATCGCGCGGCGACGATCGCGATCACCTATGCGAACACGCCGTCGGCACTGCGCGTGCTGCACAACATCCACGAACTCGAACCGACGCTGCCCGTGATCGTGCGTACCGTCGACGACGCCGATCTCGAGAAACTGCTGGCAGCGGGCGCGACCGAGGTGATTCCGGAGATCGTCGAAGGCAGCCTGATGCTCGCGTCGCATACGCTTGTGCTGATGGGTGTGCCGATGCGGCGCGTCGTGCGTCGCGTCGAGGAAATGCGCGACGAACGCTATAGCCTGCTGCGCGGCTATTTTCACGGTGCCGACGACGTCGAAGACGACGACGGCCACGAACAGGTGCGGCTACAATCGGTGCCGGTCGACGAAAAAGCGGATGCGGTGGGCCGCACGCTCGCCGAGCTGGGCCTGTTCGATGTCGGCGTCGAAGTGACGGCGATTCGCCGCCACGGCATTCGCGGCGTCGAGCCGGACCCGTCCACCAAGCTGCGAGCGAGCGATATCGTCGTGCTGCGCGGCTTGCCGGAGGCGCTGGCGCAGGCCGAAGAGCGTCTGTCGAAGCATCGGCGGGCCGGCGCCACGACCGCCTGAGTTCACAGCAATCGAAGCCCCTTCGCGACCCTTGGGGCGCACAGCGAAATCGTCAGGGAGACATCATGTCCAACGTGCCAGCGAACCCGCCGTTCGACGCAGCCGGCTTCGTCAACAGCCAGATTCGCACGGTGCCGGACTGGCCGCAGCCGGGCGTGCAGTTTCGCGACATCACGCCGCTGTTACAGCACCCGAAGGCGCTGCGCGTGCTGGTCGACTTGTTCGTGCAGCGGTATATCGAAGCGAAGCTCGATTACATCGCGGGTCTTGATGCGCGCGGCTTCATCATCGGGCCGATCGTCGCGTATGAGCTGAACCTCGGTTTCATCCCGATCCGCAAGGCCGGCAAGCTGCCGTACCGGACCGTGTCCGAATCGTACGATCTCGAATACGGTGCGGCGACCGTGGAGATGCACGAGGACGCGTGCGGTTCCGGCGACCGCATCGTCATCATCGACGATCTGATCGCCACGGGCGGCACGATGATGGCCGGCAAGAAACTGCTTGAGCGGCTCGGCGCCGTCGTGGTGGAAGGCGCGGCGATCATTGATTTGCCGGACCTCGGTGGTTCCGGCCGGTTGCGCGCAGCGGGTTTGCCGCTCTATACCGTCACGGAATTCGGCGGCCACTAGGTCGCGCCGGTTCAACTTCGTTCAACGCCGTTCAACTCGCTCAGGTTATCGACCATGCCCAATTTCCTGCTGTTTCTCGCGACTTCGGTTGCGATCACTTTTGCGCCCGGTCCGGACAATCTTCAGGTGCTTGCGCGCGGCATTTCGCAGGGCCGCGCCGCCGGCCTCGTTGCTGCCTTCGGTTTTGCTGCCGGCCTCACGTTCCACACCACGCTAGCCGCGCTTGGCGTCGCCGCGGTGCTGCGCTCGTCGCCGGTGGCGTTCGAGATCATCAAGCTCGCAGGTGCTGCGTATCTGGTGTGGATCGGTATCAAGGCGCTGCGTAGTCGCGGGCTTTCCACCGCTCATGAGCGCCCGCCGCAGCCGCTTTCGACAGTGTTTCGCCAGAGCGTGCTCGGCAACATCCTGAACCCGAAGGTCACGTTGTTCTTCATCGTGTTCCTGCCGCAGTTCGTCGATCCGCACGGCTCGCAGGGCGTCACGCTGCAGATGCTCGAACTCGGCTTGCTGTTCATGCTGCAGACGGTCGTGGTGTTCTCGATCTTCGGCGTGTGTGCGGGGATGATCGGCGGCTGGCTGCGGCGCCGGCCGAGTGTCGGCGTGTGGCTCGACCGGCTTGCCGGTGCGACCTTCATCGCGATCGGCATCCGCGTGGCGCTGCGCGACTAGACGGCGTACCGACACAAGGAGTTCGCATGAGCTTGCCCTGCATTGCCGATGCACGTCGTTTCGATCCGGCTGCGCATCGACCGTTCTGGATCGACACGCAGCAGGTCGGCTGGATTCGCGCAACCGACGTACCGCTGCTGACGCGCTGGCCCGATGTGTTCGAGATCGACGCAACGCGCATCGTGCTTGCGCCGCAATTCACGACCGCCGACGAACGCAGCGCAGCCCTCGGCGCGGTAATCGGCGCGTTGGCTGCGGATGGCCGGATTCCTGGCTGGCGCGACGAAACTTACGCGATCCGCAATGCATTCGATGCGCCGCCGCTCGCGTACATCGAACGCGCGGCGTCGCGCTTCTTCGGCACGATGACGTATGCGGTGCATCTGAACGGCGTCGTAGAATACGCAGACGGCGCGCCACAGATGTGGATCGCGCGGCGCAGCGACACGAAGGCAACCGATCCGGGCATGCTCGACAACGTCGTGGCGGGTGGTATCGGTTGGGGTTTCGGGATTCGCGAGACGATCGTCAAGGAATGCTGGGAAGAAGCGGGCATTCCCGAAGACATCGCCGCGCGCGCGACACCGGGCCGCACGGCCCACGTGCTGCAGTCGCTGCCGGAAGGCACCCAGGCCGAGCAGATCTTTATTTACGACCTCGCACTACCGGCCGGCTTTACGCCGCGCAATCAGGATGGCGAAGTGGGCGAGCACCGGCTCGCGCGCATCGACGACGTTGCACGCAGCATCGAAGAGGGCGCGATGACAGTCGACGCGAGTCTTGCAACGCTCGACTGCCTGCTACGCCGCCGATGGATCGACGAAGAGGCCTGCACGGGTATCGACGCGGTATTTGCGCCGCCGGTGCTGCGCTGAATGCACGCTATCCATCGAACATTGAAATCAGTCAACGATTAACCCAGGGAGCCCCCAGCGCATGTCGACCGATCACAGCTTCATTCTCAAACTTTCGTGTGCTGATCGGCCGGGCATCGTCCATGCGGTATCGGGTTTTCTGTTCGAACTGGGCAGCAATATTCTCGACTCGGCGCAGTTCGGCGATAGCGGTACTGGCGAGTTCTTCATGCGGGTGCATTTTCAGCAGGTGGGCGGCGATCCTGGGCTGGATGTACTGCGTGCGTCATTCGATACGCTCGCGCAGCAGTTCGAGATGCGTTGGGAACTGCATGACGCGACGGTGAAACCGCGCGTGGTGATCATGGTGTCGAAGATCGGGCATTGCCTGAACGATCTGCTGTTTCGCTATCGCACGGGGCAACTGTCGATCGAGATTCCCGCGATCATTTCGAATCACAAAGAGTTCTATCAACTGGCTGCGAGCTACGACATTCCGTTTCATCATTTTCCGCTGCTGGGCGGCACGCCTGATGCGAAGGCTGCGCAGGAGGCGCGTGTGCTGGAAGTGATCGAAGAGCAGCGTGCGGATCTGGTCGTGCTTGCGCGGTATATGCAGATTTTGTCGCCGCAGTTATGCGAGCGGCTGGCTGGCCGGGCGATCAATATTCATCATTCGTTTCTGCCGAGTTTTAAGGGGGCCAAGCCTTATTACCAGGCGTTCGATCGTGGTGTGAAGTTGATTGGTGCGACTGCGCACTATGTGACTACCGATCTCGATGAGGGGCCGATTGTCGAGCAGGAAGTGGAGCGGGTGGATCACAGTATGACGCCGGAGCAATTAACGGCTATTGGGCGTGATGTGGAGTGTGTGACGTTGGCGCGTGCCGTTAAGTGGCATGTGGAGAATCGGATTTTGATCAACGGGACTAAGACCGTTGTATTCCGGTAGGTTTTTTGCCTTGGCCGGCGGCTGTCTTTTGCCTGTGCCGGCGGCTTTGTTTTGGCGCCTCGCGGCGCAGGCGTTGCCCCTGTGCGGGGCGGCACTTACTTTCTTTGCGCGGCAAAGAAAGTAAGCAAAGAAAGCCGCTCGAGACGATAGCGGGTCGTTTCCGCGTGTGACCTAAGTGGCCCGCGCCCAAGTGTCGCCCTCGTGCTGACGCGGTAGTGGTCCGAGACGAGATCATCCCTCGCGCTTCCAACGGTAGTGACAAGGCCGTCATTCATCCCACTCGCACTACGTGCTCGCAGTTGGGTGACCACTTGGGAAGCCGGCCCTTCGTGCGTTCTGCGCGGTGTTTCGTTGGCGGCAAAAAAACAGCCCCGAATTCATCTTCCAAATACTAGATTTGAAAGAAGAAGCCGAGGCCTGCTTTACAGCGAATTGAAATATTCCGGTTAGAACGGAATATCGTCATCCATCTCATCAAACCCGCCACCCGCCGGCGCGCTCGGACGGCTCGATCCACCGCCGCCGCCGCTACGCGCCGCGCCACCACCACCCGACGATGCAGCACGCCCACCACCCGAGCTACGCTCCGACGGCTCACCGCGGCTATAACTGGCGCCGCCGTCATCGCCCGCACCGGCTGCACCGCCGCGCCCACCCAGCATTTGCATCTGGTCAGCCACGATTTCCGTCGAGTAACGGTCGGTGCCGTCCTGAGCCTGCCACTTACGCGTACGGATGCGGCCCTCGATATATACCGACGAGCCCTTCTTCAGATATTCCGACACGATCTCCGCGAGCCGCCCGAAGAACGACACGCGATGCCATTCGGTGGCTTCCTTCATTTCGCCGGACGCCTTTTCCTTATAGCGGTCGGTCGTAGCAAGGCGGATATTCGCCACCGCGTCGCCGCTCGGAAGATAACGGACTTCCGGATCGGCGCCGAGATTGCCGACGAGAATGACCTTGTTCACGGATGCCATGAGTTTCTCCTGTTGATCCTGATTCCGTTTCGGGCGGCGTTGCGCTGCGCGGTTTTCGCGTCGCGGCCGCCTGTTGACAGGTCGCCGGCAGCGGAAAAAACCACAGCCGGCGGCCCGGTAAGTTCTGTTACGCCTTGCGCGGCGGCTGCATATTTGCGGCGATTATAAGCCAGCAGAACACCAGAGCAGAACACGCGTAAAACACCACACTCGCCCCGTCCGCCTTGAGCAGCCACCCACCCACCACGCCGCCGAGCGCGAGCCCAATAGACTGCGTCGTGTTGTACACGCCCACGGCCGCGCCCTTGCGCGTACCCGGTGCGAGCTTCGACACCAGCGACGGCTGCGACGCCTCGAGAATATTGAAGCCCAGGAAATAGACGAAAAGGATAGTGGCCACGCTCAGAATCGTATGCGGAGCGGCGCCGAGCAGCAATTGGCCGATCAGGATAAGAGCGATCGCCGAAACGAGGACGACCTTCATTTTTCCGCGCTTTTCTGCGGCGATAATCGCCGGCACCATCATGACGAACGACAGGCCCATCACCGGCAGATAAATCTTCCAGTGTGACGCAACGGGTAAGCCACCCGCTTCGAGGATGCGCGGCACGACGAGAAACAACGCGGTCTGGGTGGCATGCAATACCAGCACGCCGAAATTGAGTCGCAGCAGTTCGACGTTATGCAACACTTCCGCGAACGGCGCCCGCACGTGTACGGGCCGCGGCGCATCGGGCACGATCCACAGCACGACGCCGACCGCGAGGACCGACAGCGCACCGACAATCGTGAACAGCCCGCTCATGCCGACCCAGTGGAACACGATCGGCGCACCGACAATCGCTACCGCGAACGACACGCCGATGCTTCCGCCGACCATCGCCATCGCCTTCGTGCGATGTTCCTCGGCGGTCAGGTCGGCGATGAACGCCAGCACCGCTGAAGAAACCGCGCCCATCCCCTGAATCACCCGCCCGACGATGATCCACGTCATGTCGTGCGCACCCGCCGCGACGAAACTGCCGAGCGCGAAGATCAGCAGGCCCGTGGCGATCACGGGCTTGCGGCCCACCTTGTCGGAAATCCAGCCATAGAAGATGTACAGCATCGACTGCGTGACGCCGTACGCGCCGAGCGCGATACCGACGAGCAGCACGTTGTCGCCGCCGGGAATCGTCTTCGCGTAGATCGAGAAGACCGGCATGATCATGAACAAGCCAAGCATGCGCAGCGCGAAGATCGCGGCCAGCGACACGGTCGCGCGCAACTCGGGCGCGCTCATGCGTGAGGAGAGAGCGGTCGGATTGGTGGACATCGGGGACGATTTTCGGATGATCGGGCAGCGTGCGGAGCGACGCTTCGGCTGCGAACCCGCCGCTACCTTGCAGTCGCGGGAAATGACCGCAACTACCGGTGGAACGCCCCGATCACGAAACCTGCGCGCGACGCTGGGCCGTTGCCGCGCCGCCTGCGTCGCGCCTTCACGCGCCGTCAGGACGCCGTAACGGCGGTCTGGAAAAGTCGTTATAGTAGCAGGTTTGGTTTCCTCCTCTTTCCGCCAGTTCAGGAATAAATGCGTGGAACAAATCCGTATCCGTGGGGCCCGTACCCACAACCTGAAGAACGTCAACCTCGACCTGCCGCGCCATAAGCTGATCGTGATTACCGGGCTGTCCGGCTCGGGAAAATCGTCGCTGGCGTTCGACACGCTCTATGCAGAAGGCCAGCGGCGCTACGTCGAAAGCCTGTCCGCGTACGCCCGGCAATTCCTGCAATTGATGGAAAAACCGGACGTCGACCTGATCGAAGGGCTGTCGCCGGCTATTTCTATCGAGCAGAAGGCGACCTCGCACAACCCACGCTCCACGGTCGGCACTGTCACGGAAATCCATGACTACCTGCGGCTGCTGTACGCCCGCGTCGGTACGCCTTACTGCCCGGATCACGACATTCCGCTCGAAGCGCAAAGCGTGTCGCAGATGGTCGACGCGGCGCTCGCGCTGCCGGAAGACACCAAGCTGATGATCCTCGCGCCGGTGGTCGCCAACCGCAAAGGCGAGCACGTCGAGCTGTTCGAGGAAATGCAGGCGCAGGGTTTCGTGCGCTTCCGGGTGCGTTCGGGCGGCGGCACGGCCAATGAAGGCGTCGCGAAGATTTACGAAGTCGAGACGCTGCCCAAGCTGAAGAAGAACGACAAGCACACGATCGACGTCGTGGTCGATCGTCTGAAAGTGCGCGCGGACATGAAGCAGCGTCTCGCGGAATCGTTCGAAACCGCGCTGCGCCTTGCCGACGGCCGCGCCATCGCGCTCGAAATGGACAGCGATGTCGAGCATCTGTTCAGCTCGAAGTTCGCGTGCCCGATCTGTTCGTATTCGCTGCAGGAACTGGAGCCGCGGCTCTTCTCGTTCAACAACCCGATGGGCGCGTGCCCCGAGTGCGACGGGCTCGGGCAAATCACGTTCTTCGATCCGAAACGAGTGGTGGCGCACCCGTCGCTGTCGCTGGCGGCGGGCGCGGTGAAAGGCTGGGACCGGCGCAACCAGTTCTACTTCCAGATGTTGCAAAGTCTTGCGGCGTTCTACGAGTTCGACATCGATACCGCATTCGAAGACCTGCCGGAAAAGATTCGCAAGATCCTGCTGTACGGCTCGGCCAAGCAGACCATTCCGTTCTCGTACATCAACGAGCGTGGCCGCACATCGGTGCGCGAGCACGTGTTCGAAGGGATCATCCCCAACCTCGAGCGGCGTTATCGCGAGACCGATTCGGTCGCGGTGCGCGAAGAGCTCGCGAAATACCAGAACAACCAGGCCTGCCCGGCGTGCGAAGGCACGCGGCTGCGCCGCGAGGCGCGCTTCGTGCGCATCGGCGGGGGCGGCGACGCACGCGGCATCTTCGAAGTCAGCGGCATGCCGCTGCGCGATACGCTCGGCTACTTCCAGATGCTGCGGCTCGAAGGC encodes the following:
- the purU gene encoding formyltetrahydrofolate deformylase; this translates as MSTDHSFILKLSCADRPGIVHAVSGFLFELGSNILDSAQFGDSGTGEFFMRVHFQQVGGDPGLDVLRASFDTLAQQFEMRWELHDATVKPRVVIMVSKIGHCLNDLLFRYRTGQLSIEIPAIISNHKEFYQLAASYDIPFHHFPLLGGTPDAKAAQEARVLEVIEEQRADLVVLARYMQILSPQLCERLAGRAINIHHSFLPSFKGAKPYYQAFDRGVKLIGATAHYVTTDLDEGPIVEQEVERVDHSMTPEQLTAIGRDVECVTLARAVKWHVENRILINGTKTVVFR
- a CDS encoding adenine phosphoribosyltransferase — translated: MSNVPANPPFDAAGFVNSQIRTVPDWPQPGVQFRDITPLLQHPKALRVLVDLFVQRYIEAKLDYIAGLDARGFIIGPIVAYELNLGFIPIRKAGKLPYRTVSESYDLEYGAATVEMHEDACGSGDRIVIIDDLIATGGTMMAGKKLLERLGAVVVEGAAIIDLPDLGGSGRLRAAGLPLYTVTEFGGH
- a CDS encoding LysE family translocator, which translates into the protein MPNFLLFLATSVAITFAPGPDNLQVLARGISQGRAAGLVAAFGFAAGLTFHTTLAALGVAAVLRSSPVAFEIIKLAGAAYLVWIGIKALRSRGLSTAHERPPQPLSTVFRQSVLGNILNPKVTLFFIVFLPQFVDPHGSQGVTLQMLELGLLFMLQTVVVFSIFGVCAGMIGGWLRRRPSVGVWLDRLAGATFIAIGIRVALRD
- a CDS encoding KdsC family phosphatase; translation: MASSPASTPSATERASRVKLMIFDVDGVLTDGGLMFTAEGDTMKSFNSMDGHGAKLLREAGIDTAIITGRQSGIVAVRAKELRIKHLYQGVEHKLVAFNELLKETGIAAEECGYMGDDWPDLAVMLKVGFAAAPANSHPEILARAHWVSKARGGHGAVRELCDTLLHAQQRYDALLKAACEG
- a CDS encoding single-stranded DNA-binding protein, whose amino-acid sequence is MASVNKVILVGNLGADPEVRYLPSGDAVANIRLATTDRYKEKASGEMKEATEWHRVSFFGRLAEIVSEYLKKGSSVYIEGRIRTRKWQAQDGTDRYSTEIVADQMQMLGGRGGAAGAGDDGGASYSRGEPSERSSGGGRAASSGGGGAARSGGGGGSSRPSAPAGGGFDEMDDDIPF
- a CDS encoding NUDIX hydrolase, whose product is MSLPCIADARRFDPAAHRPFWIDTQQVGWIRATDVPLLTRWPDVFEIDATRIVLAPQFTTADERSAALGAVIGALAADGRIPGWRDETYAIRNAFDAPPLAYIERAASRFFGTMTYAVHLNGVVEYADGAPQMWIARRSDTKATDPGMLDNVVAGGIGWGFGIRETIVKECWEEAGIPEDIAARATPGRTAHVLQSLPEGTQAEQIFIYDLALPAGFTPRNQDGEVGEHRLARIDDVARSIEEGAMTVDASLATLDCLLRRRWIDEEACTGIDAVFAPPVLR
- the lptA gene encoding lipopolysaccharide transport periplasmic protein LptA, whose product is MNESLLRFDTGCPRTLASSLAAWRAGLAALLVALPLAGFAPLAHAERADRDKPMNIESDNMTYDDLKQLTIFTGHVVATKGTIVIKADRVEVSQDPQGYQYATGTSTGQNLSYFRQKREGVDEYIEGTAERIDYDGKQDLTTLTTRATVRRLQGLSTVMDEVHGSVITYDGQNDFYTAKAGKDVAGPGNPNGRVRAMLSPRNGGPAPLTGASATLVPATQFPAPGATQP
- the kdsD gene encoding arabinose 5-phosphate isomerase KdsD gives rise to the protein MIAKINGDRALALARDVLDIEADAVRALRDQLDEGFVEAIDLILSCRGRVVVSGIGKSGHIARKLAATFASTGTPAFFVHPAEASHGDLGMITSEDVFVAMSNSGESEELVAILPTIKRLGVKLIAVTGRPQSSLAQLADVHLNAFVSKEACPLNLAPTASTTAALALGDALAVAVLDARGFGVDDFARSHPGGALGRRLLTYVRDVMRTDDQIPKVTGAATVRDALFQLTAKRMGMTAIVNDHDHVEGIFTDGDLRRVLERDGDFRELPIASVMTHAPRTIGADHLAVEAVELMERYRINQMLVVDDAGKLIGALNMHDLFSKKVI
- a CDS encoding MFS transporter, with translation MSTNPTALSSRMSAPELRATVSLAAIFALRMLGLFMIMPVFSIYAKTIPGGDNVLLVGIALGAYGVTQSMLYIFYGWISDKVGRKPVIATGLLIFALGSFVAAGAHDMTWIIVGRVIQGMGAVSSAVLAFIADLTAEEHRTKAMAMVGGSIGVSFAVAIVGAPIVFHWVGMSGLFTIVGALSVLAVGVVLWIVPDAPRPVHVRAPFAEVLHNVELLRLNFGVLVLHATQTALFLVVPRILEAGGLPVASHWKIYLPVMGLSFVMMVPAIIAAEKRGKMKVVLVSAIALILIGQLLLGAAPHTILSVATILFVYFLGFNILEASQPSLVSKLAPGTRKGAAVGVYNTTQSIGLALGGVVGGWLLKADGASVVFYACSALVFCWLIIAANMQPPRKA
- the lptC gene encoding LPS export ABC transporter periplasmic protein LptC — translated: MNRFRLTSLLPLVAMAALAGITWWLLQATLPPPNEGLVRPKTHTPDYFADNFSVSELDQSGATQYRLTAKHLIHYEDDEDSDLTLPALRAFQPGKPIVTATGDTGTVNGDASIVNLYGNAQILRAPGDGDPQMQANSEHFRVLVNDDVIETEKPVKLQRGLSVMTASGMNYNNVTRVIQLFGNVRGAIAPSDSSGGSLRQPG
- a CDS encoding monovalent cation:proton antiporter family protein, which translates into the protein MISPLEMTLFLLLASVAGVVVFRYLNLPPMLGYLSVGIVVGPHATGVVPDSVGAQNLAEFGVVFLMFSIGLEFSLAKLRSMRRLVFGLGLLQVLGTIAVAVSLGFVLERWVHITWQASIALGGALAMSSTAIVSKMLAERMEIETEHGRNIFGVLLFQDLAVVPLLIIIAALGGDSKDLVAALGLASVKIVVALALLLIVGQKFMTRWFNVVARRRSQELFILNLLLVTLGAAFITDKFGLSLALGAFIAGMLIAETPYRHQVEEDIKPFRDVLLGLFFVTTGMLLNPRVVWEHPFIVLGFLVGPLLLKTVMITALSRLFGATPGVAMRTGLGLAQAGEFGFVLLNLILDKHLVDATLLQAILAAMLLSMLAAPFLIQNADRIVLRLSSTEWMQQSLQMTRIATQSLKQSGHVIICGYGRSGQNLARMLEHEGLSYVALDLDPDRVSAAATAGESVVFGDAGRRESLLAAGIHRAATIAITYANTPSALRVLHNIHELEPTLPVIVRTVDDADLEKLLAAGATEVIPEIVEGSLMLASHTLVLMGVPMRRVVRRVEEMRDERYSLLRGYFHGADDVEDDDGHEQVRLQSVPVDEKADAVGRTLAELGLFDVGVEVTAIRRHGIRGVEPDPSTKLRASDIVVLRGLPEALAQAEERLSKHRRAGATTA